The genomic region CAGTTCCCAAGGAGTGCTGGACTTCGCTCATCACTACGGCAACTGCTTCGGCGCTGCGCGGACGACCTGCCGGATCCTTGGCCAGGAGAATTCGGACGATGAAGTCAAGCTGATCGGGCACGCCTGGGCGGTGGGCACTTGGCGGTGCCGGCAAGTTGTCTTGGTGCATTCTTCCCACGGTCATGGGATCGTCCTGCGGGCTGCCGAAGGGCGGTCGCCCCGTCAGCATCTCGTAGAGGACGCAGCCCACGGAATACAGGTCACTATGCACGCTGCCCGGGCTGCCAGCCCACCTCTCGGGAGCCTTGTACAGAGCGGTTCCCACGCCTGTGTGGGACTGGGTGACATCAGCGAAGGACGCGAGCCCGAAGTCCACGATCTTCACCACGCCCTCGTTTGTGATCATGATGTTGTCGGGCTTGATGTCATGGTGGAGCACCTTGCGTAAGTGCGCGGCGTCCAGGCCCTCGCAGATCTCCCGTGTCCAGCGGACGGTTCGCTCGGTCGTGAGCGTGGGCCCTTCCTTTAAATGGCTAGCGAGTGATCTGCCCTGGATGTACTCCATGACGATGTAGAGCTCGCCCTCGTGCTCGCCCGTGTCGTAGATCTGCGCGACGTGGGCATGGCTGACCCGCGCCATAGCAACGCTCTCTCGCCCGAACCTTTTCACCGTCCAATCGGTGAACTCTGTGGCAGCTCCCTGCTGGCGGAGACGTCGTCGCGCGAGAAACTTCAGGGCCACAGTGCGGCCAAGCTTCGTGTCCTCGGCCGGCCAGACGTCACCCATAGCACCGCTGACCGGACGGTCCTTAACTTTGAAGCGGCCACCGATCAACTTGGAGGTGTCCATCTGGTTCCTTTCCCGCTTCCTGGCCGGACACTCACGCCAGGTGATCAGCCCCGCTTGTGTCCGTCTCCCCACCGAGTGAGGAGATCTAGCTGCTCCACCGCATCTTGCCAATCCTCGAGAAGGTCCTTGCACTGGCGGAGCGCCTTGTCCATCGTTGCGACAGCTTCGTGTCGCAATTGGTCTCCGTGATCGCGTACGCGCCTTCTGCGGAACGGGATGCTTCCGAACTCCCAGACCGCCCCAGTGAAGAGTCCGATCGTGAGCAGCGCGAAGAACCAACGTGCTGCGCCATCGACGAACGGCACCACCAGCGCCAGTGTGAACGCACCGATTACCAAGGCGCCGATCACGCGTGGCCATCTGCGCGCGACAGCGTCCGATCGAACCTGAGTCTGTCGCTCGATATGCGTGTCGAGTTCATCGACAACCCTGCCTGACTGCACCATCATCTGCGGGTCCGTCGGGACGGAGCAGTCCCAGCCCGCGACGCTCAACGTGATGTGACGCGGGAGGCGATTGCGGGAGGCAGTGACGAGCCGTTGCGCAGCCTCCTCCAAATCCGGCCAAATGGCCCGCAAAGCCATGCGGCGAGCCGGTTGGCTGAGCCGTACTTCGTCTGGCTCGAAGATGGCCTGATCGAGGAGTTCCATGAGTGCGATCGGGGCGCCGTCGGGGGAGACTGACGATTCATGGGCCCTGTCAGCCGCCTCAAGGTCTCCGCCGTGTTCGATGACCCGCTCAAGTCGCCGCATCCTCTCGCGCATGTCTGCTTCATCCGGCTCGAGTTGATCGATGAGACGTTCGAGGGCGCTCTCCACATGGCCGCCATTACCGACCGGCGTATCGGCTCCGTCGAACCCATCAGGGAACATGTGCTCAAGGTGGGCCAAGGTCCTGTCGGGCACCGTCGATAGTTCCCAAGCACCCCGGATCGCCTCCCATTGGTCTCCGCACGTCTTGCGTAGGACTGCGTACCGGTTCTCGGTAAGGCGACCTCGGAGGTTCAAGAGACGGGACCCCAGCTGGGTGCTACCAAGCATGCCGACCGATGCAGGTGCACCGGCTGAGAGGGGCGAGACCCCTCGGTTCCATCGCGCCATAGCCTGCCGGGCGTAGCCGAGTGCCTTTTCGCCCAGTTCCTTGCCGGCGATCGCGTCCAGGACGACCAAGAAGTCTTGCCCCAGTTCATCAGGGTCGAGCGACTGGAGGTAAAGGTCCATCCATGCAGTGGCTTCGGTTTCGTCTCCGAGGCGAGAACACGTAAACGAGAAAAAGAGGTTGGCCTTCGCGGCGTCCAAGGCGCAAGCATGCGCCCGCGCGCGCTCACCCTGCTCCTCCTCATCGCGGAACTTGGCTGCGACTGCCATCGTGGCAGGCGCTAGCCAGTACGTTGGCTCAAGGAGTAGCCGCTCCTCGGAGCATGCCCGCACGGTGGCTGTGTTCACTACGTTTCTGTAGATGGCCTGTGCGGTGAGGGTGTGCACTAGGCCGCGGGCCAGGGTGCGGGTCTGTTTGCGCTGCGCGAAGCTTGCATGCCACTCGGTAGTCAGCCGAGACAGTTCTGCCTGGGCCTTGGAGGCTTCCCGGTCACGTCCGTACTGTTCGATAAAGGTGTCGAGAGTCTGGCGTGTGTCGGTGACCGCGCTCTCTAGCCCTGCGATCTCCTGCCGCACATTGCTGACCTCCCCGCTAAGCCTCACGACGTCCGTCTCCACGTCTTGCAGCCCCTCCCTGAAGCCGGACAGCCTCGCCTCGTGACGCCCTTGCCCCTCCTCTATGCCTTCGATCCGTTCGCCGAGTCGCTGAATCGCCGTGTCCAGGCCAAGCTCGTCGTCCATGACATCCCCCAGGCCATCACCAACTGCGTTATGTGCCTGACCATTGTCGACTCAACCCGGCCACTCCTCGGCCAACTGGCTTGAATCGGTCTGTAATTGTGTCGTTTCGGCCACTGTCGGCGCGGGATGGCAGTATGGCG from Streptomyces sp. NBC_01267 harbors:
- a CDS encoding serine/threonine-protein kinase; this encodes MDTSKLIGGRFKVKDRPVSGAMGDVWPAEDTKLGRTVALKFLARRRLRQQGAATEFTDWTVKRFGRESVAMARVSHAHVAQIYDTGEHEGELYIVMEYIQGRSLASHLKEGPTLTTERTVRWTREICEGLDAAHLRKVLHHDIKPDNIMITNEGVVKIVDFGLASFADVTQSHTGVGTALYKAPERWAGSPGSVHSDLYSVGCVLYEMLTGRPPFGSPQDDPMTVGRMHQDNLPAPPSAHRPGVPDQLDFIVRILLAKDPAGRPRSAEAVAVVMSEVQHSLGTEDVAIAMGRTHLLDAVDSNVGHSERIQELDRRIFELELRFGPYGEEVIEKRIEHAELTGQSGDTRGAAALYNRLGRDCQDLFGLYDKRALNAFEGVARWISRSGAE